In the genome of Myxococcus stipitatus, one region contains:
- a CDS encoding sensor histidine kinase produces the protein MKHGEARVSWGLAGRALSWWRVSLVGLAVGVLAALPHAVGAYAREPSAFGGKLALALVPYSAWALLAPLIRVFFLRVGRETPGWGRRTGVLIAIGGLFVLIHALLLAAMLSVLEDWPARGRGFSEGLRTVLLERGAQGTFEYLLFLSAWMVLQAVRRAHEKELAESRWKAQWAESRLQALRAQLDPHFLFNTLNAVVGLVRQSRNPEAVDALVRLGELLRASLEGRGSHEVPLSEELGLVRRYLEIEQLRFGARLEWSLAPEPETVSARVPALVLQPLVENAIKHGTSRRVSKGHVQVRASRQGAVLVLEVQDDGPGLREGAVGGLGIGVANTRDRIHQLHGEAFGLTLEEAAEGGVIARVRLPFVLFERGGS, from the coding sequence GTGAAACACGGTGAGGCGCGGGTCTCGTGGGGACTCGCTGGTCGAGCCCTGTCCTGGTGGCGCGTCTCCCTGGTGGGCCTGGCGGTGGGGGTGCTCGCCGCGCTGCCTCATGCCGTCGGCGCCTATGCACGCGAGCCCTCCGCGTTCGGCGGCAAGCTGGCCCTGGCCTTGGTGCCCTACAGCGCGTGGGCCCTGCTGGCTCCGCTGATCCGGGTGTTCTTTCTCCGGGTGGGGCGTGAAACACCTGGGTGGGGCCGACGCACCGGCGTGCTCATCGCCATCGGTGGCCTCTTCGTCCTGATTCACGCGCTGCTGCTCGCCGCGATGCTGTCGGTGCTGGAGGACTGGCCAGCACGCGGGCGCGGCTTCAGTGAGGGGCTGCGGACCGTCCTCCTGGAGCGCGGTGCGCAGGGGACCTTCGAGTACCTGTTGTTTCTCTCGGCGTGGATGGTGCTGCAGGCGGTTCGCCGGGCCCATGAGAAGGAGCTCGCGGAGAGCCGCTGGAAGGCTCAGTGGGCCGAGTCCCGCTTGCAGGCCCTTCGCGCCCAGTTGGACCCTCACTTCCTCTTCAACACGCTGAACGCCGTCGTCGGCCTGGTGCGGCAGTCGCGGAACCCGGAGGCGGTGGATGCACTCGTGAGGCTCGGAGAGCTGTTGCGGGCCAGCCTGGAAGGACGAGGGAGCCACGAGGTGCCTCTCTCGGAGGAGCTGGGCCTGGTGCGGCGCTACCTGGAGATCGAGCAGCTTCGCTTCGGGGCTCGGCTCGAGTGGTCCCTGGCGCCTGAGCCGGAGACCGTGTCGGCGCGTGTCCCCGCGCTCGTGCTCCAGCCCTTGGTGGAGAACGCCATCAAGCACGGCACCTCGCGCCGGGTCTCCAAGGGGCATGTCCAGGTTCGCGCGTCGCGGCAAGGCGCGGTGCTGGTCCTCGAGGTCCAGGACGACGGCCCGGGGCTGCGGGAGGGGGCGGTGGGAGGGCTGGGGATTGGGGTGGCCAATACCCGGGACCGGATTCATCAGCTCCACGGGGAAGCGTTTGGCCTGACGCTGGAGGAGGCCGCAGAGGGTGGGGTGATTGCCCGGGTGCGGCTTCCCTTCGTGCTCTTCGAGCGGGGCGGTTCATGA
- a CDS encoding LytTR family DNA-binding domain-containing protein has protein sequence MSHLKAVEGGMRVLVVDDEPLARDNVRHLLAREPDVSAIRECEGGQEAVELILREPPDLVFLDVQMPELDGFGVLREVGPERMPPVVFVTAFDRYAVRAFEVNALDYLLKPFSDARFQEALGRARKQRATGRDLGMLERLSALLADYRSRSAEPPPVAPSGGYLERIAVKTDGKVLLLPVADLDWCEAEGNYVVLHAGGKSPMLRETLNRVEQLLDPKCFVRVHRSTLVNVNRIRELEPDVDKGWVVVLRDGTRLRLSPGRKSAVEALLRQSF, from the coding sequence ATGAGTCACCTGAAGGCGGTGGAGGGCGGCATGCGAGTGCTGGTGGTGGATGACGAGCCGTTGGCTCGGGACAACGTGCGGCACCTGCTGGCGCGTGAGCCGGATGTCTCTGCCATCCGGGAGTGCGAGGGTGGCCAGGAGGCGGTGGAGCTCATCCTTCGCGAGCCGCCGGACCTGGTCTTCCTGGATGTGCAGATGCCGGAGCTGGATGGCTTCGGCGTGCTGCGCGAAGTGGGGCCGGAGCGGATGCCGCCCGTCGTCTTCGTGACGGCGTTCGACCGGTACGCGGTTCGGGCCTTCGAGGTGAACGCGCTCGACTATCTGCTCAAGCCGTTCAGCGACGCCCGCTTCCAGGAGGCGCTGGGGCGGGCTCGAAAGCAGCGCGCCACGGGCAGGGACCTGGGGATGCTGGAGCGGCTGTCCGCGCTACTCGCGGATTATCGATCACGGTCCGCGGAGCCTCCGCCCGTCGCCCCCTCGGGCGGCTACCTGGAGCGCATCGCGGTGAAGACCGATGGCAAGGTGCTGCTGCTTCCCGTCGCGGACCTGGACTGGTGCGAGGCCGAGGGCAACTACGTCGTGCTTCACGCCGGCGGCAAGAGCCCCATGCTTCGCGAGACGTTGAACCGGGTGGAGCAGCTGCTCGATCCCAAGTGCTTCGTGCGGGTTCATCGCTCCACGCTGGTCAACGTGAACCGCATCCGTGAGCTGGAGCCCGATGTGGACAAGGGCTGGGTGGTCGTCCTGCGCGACGGGACGCGACTGCGCCTGAGTCCGGGACGGAAGTCCGCGGTGGAGGCCCTGCTGCGCCAGTCGTTCTGA
- a CDS encoding isopenicillin N synthase family dioxygenase has protein sequence MAETSSLNIPTVDLADLASGDASRLERAATALREAFGVFGLVYIKNHGVDTQALHRYYDAFAAFIARSPEAKKPYGRAELWYQRGWTPPNTEVAVAGNGQPDFKECYFVAPYPNDEVAAMEFPELYPENVWPPDAPPYFQDGIMTLGRSLHEAGLKLLRGSAIALGLPEDTFTQLCERAPHITRALQYLPLTPAQVNTDIVWGEEHTDFNLLTLLPGGRFLDPEGKPAPSPDDKSGLYLRTRATPDEPNGIKVRGTAPAGCIVAQVGQQLEILTGGTFLATPHVITAPGVSGWQRQSAAHFIHVHTSAVLFPLEKFRTPSAIRSYAPPVLAGTYDIKTLVDIGLAPPSALDKLGYRHYDRLNRQRAGE, from the coding sequence ATGGCCGAGACATCTTCGCTGAACATTCCGACTGTCGACCTTGCCGATCTCGCCTCGGGCGATGCGAGCCGCCTCGAGCGCGCCGCGACGGCGCTGCGTGAGGCGTTTGGCGTCTTCGGCCTCGTCTACATCAAGAACCACGGTGTCGACACCCAGGCGCTCCACCGCTACTACGACGCCTTCGCGGCCTTCATCGCCCGCTCCCCGGAAGCGAAGAAGCCCTATGGCCGCGCCGAGCTCTGGTACCAGCGCGGCTGGACGCCTCCGAACACCGAGGTGGCCGTGGCCGGCAATGGCCAGCCGGACTTCAAGGAGTGCTACTTCGTCGCGCCCTACCCCAACGACGAGGTCGCGGCCATGGAGTTCCCGGAGCTGTATCCGGAGAACGTGTGGCCCCCCGATGCGCCGCCGTACTTCCAGGACGGCATCATGACCCTGGGGCGCTCGCTCCACGAGGCGGGCCTCAAGCTGCTGCGGGGCTCCGCCATCGCGCTGGGGCTGCCCGAGGACACCTTCACCCAGCTCTGCGAGCGCGCCCCGCACATCACCCGCGCGCTCCAGTACCTGCCGCTCACGCCCGCGCAGGTGAACACAGACATCGTCTGGGGCGAGGAGCACACGGACTTCAACCTGCTGACGCTGCTGCCCGGGGGACGGTTCCTCGACCCCGAGGGGAAGCCGGCGCCCAGCCCGGATGACAAGAGCGGCCTCTACCTGCGCACCCGCGCGACGCCCGACGAGCCCAATGGCATCAAGGTGCGCGGCACGGCCCCCGCGGGCTGCATCGTGGCGCAGGTGGGCCAGCAGCTCGAGATCCTCACGGGCGGCACGTTCCTCGCCACGCCCCACGTCATCACGGCACCGGGTGTCTCGGGCTGGCAGCGCCAGTCCGCCGCGCACTTCATCCACGTGCACACCAGCGCGGTCCTCTTCCCGCTGGAGAAGTTCCGCACGCCGTCGGCCATCCGGAGCTACGCGCCGCCCGTGCTCGCGGGGACGTACGACATCAAGACGCTGGTCGACATCGGCCTCGCGCCGCCGAGTGCCCTCGACAAGCTGGGCTACCGCCACTACGACCGCCTCAACCGTCAACGCGCGGGCGAATAG
- a CDS encoding patatin-like phospholipase family protein: MKDRPATLVLSGGGAKGAFQVGAERVLREVHGFRWERVFGVSVGAVNATAIAQREYDRLADLWMNLREEDVFRRLPWLVVALRLGLRNKLGLFENSPLRELIERNFGSRPFAIPAHVGRVSLTSGQYELVSSDSNDFIPAVWHSTVMPGIFEPVGAHALVDGGLRNVAPLGDALEYSPTEIVVIACSSSKLEPVKFPTNILDVIRRCLPDIALTELLMNDVDLFVRINDLVRQAQAHGTTLRGPDGKPYVYCRITVIEPTAPIGHSLDFSPEMIRMRLRHGEDRARAVMRPTGVGPGERMPPRIAAHLEPVLYA, from the coding sequence ATGAAGGACCGTCCTGCAACGCTAGTGCTCTCGGGTGGTGGCGCGAAGGGCGCCTTCCAGGTGGGCGCGGAGCGTGTGCTCAGAGAGGTCCACGGCTTTCGTTGGGAGCGCGTCTTTGGTGTGTCGGTGGGAGCGGTGAACGCCACCGCCATTGCTCAGCGCGAGTACGACCGGCTGGCCGACCTCTGGATGAACCTGCGGGAGGAGGACGTCTTCCGCAGGCTGCCGTGGCTCGTGGTCGCGCTGCGACTGGGATTGCGCAACAAGCTGGGCCTCTTCGAGAACTCACCGCTGAGGGAGCTTATCGAGCGGAACTTCGGCAGCCGCCCGTTCGCGATTCCCGCGCACGTGGGCCGTGTCTCGCTCACGTCGGGACAGTACGAGCTGGTGTCCAGCGACTCGAACGACTTCATCCCCGCCGTGTGGCACAGCACCGTGATGCCCGGCATCTTCGAGCCCGTGGGGGCGCACGCGCTGGTCGACGGCGGGCTGCGCAACGTCGCGCCATTGGGCGATGCGCTCGAGTACTCGCCCACGGAGATCGTCGTCATCGCGTGCTCGTCCTCCAAGCTGGAGCCGGTGAAGTTCCCCACCAACATCCTGGATGTCATCCGGCGCTGCCTCCCCGACATCGCGCTCACGGAGTTGCTGATGAACGACGTGGACCTCTTCGTCCGCATCAACGACCTGGTGAGGCAGGCGCAGGCCCACGGCACGACGCTCCGGGGCCCGGATGGCAAGCCCTACGTCTATTGCCGCATCACCGTCATCGAGCCCACGGCGCCCATCGGGCACTCGCTCGACTTCTCACCGGAGATGATCCGCATGCGGCTGCGCCATGGGGAGGACCGCGCTCGCGCCGTGATGCGTCCCACGGGGGTGGGGCCCGGGGAGCGCATGCCGCCGCGCATCGCCGCGCACCTGGAACCCGTCCTCTACGCGTGA
- a CDS encoding TVP38/TMEM64 family protein, translating into MLRLLGPDFIDQRRLADVLAPLGKAAPLAYISFLAVRPLTLLPGQLLTAVGGMLFGTLAATLYSLTGSFLSATLLFVLARKLGTRPMKRLAGGRYPALVSAARRHDFLFAFMACVNPLCPTDVMLAVSAASGARFWPSVAGLMLGTIPGTFLTAQFGSGLAQGRTVMTVVSAAGLVVSLVLGMFIGRRFYKALSEPSELALPTSDAPDAETVPGLGRARPLTPFSQRDFDFSSRAET; encoded by the coding sequence ATGCTTCGCCTCCTCGGACCCGACTTCATCGATCAGCGGCGTCTGGCGGATGTGCTTGCTCCCCTGGGTAAAGCCGCGCCCTTGGCCTACATCTCGTTTCTCGCCGTTCGTCCTCTCACGCTGCTGCCCGGGCAATTACTGACCGCCGTGGGTGGAATGCTGTTTGGAACGCTCGCAGCGACCCTCTATTCACTAACGGGCAGCTTCCTGTCCGCCACGTTGCTCTTCGTGCTGGCTCGCAAGTTGGGGACCCGACCCATGAAGCGCCTGGCTGGAGGCAGATATCCAGCCCTGGTGAGTGCGGCCAGGCGCCACGATTTCCTGTTTGCCTTCATGGCGTGTGTGAATCCGCTGTGTCCCACCGACGTGATGCTGGCGGTCTCCGCGGCCAGCGGCGCGCGCTTCTGGCCCTCCGTCGCGGGCCTCATGTTGGGCACCATTCCAGGCACCTTCCTCACCGCCCAGTTCGGCAGCGGGCTGGCCCAGGGGCGCACGGTGATGACCGTGGTGTCGGCCGCGGGTCTCGTCGTGTCGTTGGTGCTGGGCATGTTCATCGGCCGTCGTTTCTACAAGGCGCTCAGTGAGCCTTCGGAGCTCGCCTTGCCCACGTCGGATGCTCCAGACGCCGAAACGGTTCCCGGCCTGGGAAGAGCCCGCCCGCTGACACCCTTCTCTCAGCGGGACTTCGACTTCAGCAGTCGCGCCGAGACATAG
- a CDS encoding general stress protein, which translates to MSDKDNKGSMTVAEAGRKGGETVRNERGREFYETIGRKGGATVKAERGRSFYEEIGRKGGETVKAERGAKFYEEIGKKGGDRVKATRGPNFYEEIGRKGGQKVKKLIEEGKRAARAAMAASEGAPQEGSSATPAAPAAPSGETAGPGQNE; encoded by the coding sequence ATGTCGGACAAAGACAACAAGGGCAGCATGACGGTGGCCGAGGCGGGTCGTAAGGGTGGGGAGACAGTCCGGAACGAGCGGGGTCGGGAGTTCTACGAGACCATTGGCCGCAAGGGCGGAGCCACGGTGAAGGCGGAGCGTGGTCGCTCGTTCTACGAGGAGATCGGCCGCAAGGGCGGCGAGACGGTCAAGGCCGAGCGCGGAGCGAAGTTCTACGAGGAGATCGGCAAGAAGGGTGGCGACCGCGTCAAGGCCACCCGCGGGCCGAACTTCTACGAGGAGATTGGCCGCAAGGGTGGGCAGAAGGTGAAGAAGCTCATCGAGGAGGGCAAGCGCGCGGCCCGTGCGGCCATGGCGGCGTCGGAGGGCGCTCCGCAGGAAGGCTCGTCGGCGACACCGGCGGCTCCGGCGGCTCCTTCCGGTGAGACGGCGGGCCCCGGCCAGAACGAGTAG
- a CDS encoding sodium:proton exchanger, giving the protein MQALLVFLAIAALSLLASSPALDPSRFPSLARLAASGFLFLLFGVVLGPSVVGALSVDDVDHLRPVMALGLGTAGVILGLNLEPRLLRLLPRPVYAAALAHAGTAFLFVALPLAAPLLLTSHPSLHAAVGAASLLGAAASLSSGHFAVLAYRAGRMDRARGLGVSLLTMLDDAVGLAVLAVALVLGAAPSAAEGLGLVCLAVLLGILCGALLAFLTHAMNDPAELATVTLGMVALVGGAAAYLRVSALLAGVACGATLALVGGRTVERVARALGRVERPVFLVLVFLVGCGVYTRDWAAWALVPGFVGLRFLGKVLGGRIAQRLAAGVLELPPRVGYALIAQGGLALCLVAEYQFLVPGGLARRVLDVVVVGAVVNELLAGQAFRQVLTPVKPRLAPAAVDDVEVAT; this is encoded by the coding sequence GTGCAAGCGCTGCTCGTTTTTCTCGCCATCGCGGCGCTGTCCCTGCTCGCGTCGAGCCCCGCGTTGGACCCCAGCCGCTTCCCCTCGCTGGCGCGACTCGCGGCGAGCGGCTTCCTGTTCCTCCTCTTCGGGGTGGTGCTAGGTCCGTCGGTGGTGGGGGCCTTGTCCGTGGACGACGTGGACCACCTGCGGCCGGTGATGGCGCTGGGGTTGGGCACCGCGGGCGTCATCCTGGGGTTGAACCTGGAGCCCCGGTTGCTGCGGCTGTTGCCTCGGCCGGTGTATGCGGCGGCGCTGGCGCACGCGGGGACGGCGTTCCTGTTCGTGGCGCTGCCGTTGGCGGCGCCGCTCCTGTTGACGTCCCATCCCTCGCTGCATGCCGCGGTGGGGGCCGCGTCGCTCCTGGGCGCGGCGGCGAGCCTGTCCTCGGGGCACTTCGCGGTGCTGGCGTACCGGGCGGGGCGGATGGACCGGGCGCGGGGGCTGGGCGTCTCGCTGCTGACGATGCTGGACGATGCCGTGGGCCTGGCGGTGCTGGCGGTGGCGCTGGTGTTGGGCGCGGCCCCCAGCGCGGCCGAGGGACTGGGCCTGGTGTGTCTGGCGGTGCTGCTGGGCATCTTGTGTGGCGCGCTGCTGGCGTTCCTCACGCATGCGATGAACGACCCGGCGGAGCTGGCGACGGTGACGCTGGGCATGGTGGCGCTGGTGGGGGGCGCGGCGGCCTATCTGCGCGTGTCCGCGCTCCTGGCGGGGGTGGCGTGTGGCGCCACGCTGGCGCTGGTGGGCGGACGGACGGTGGAGCGGGTGGCTCGCGCGCTGGGGCGGGTGGAGCGCCCCGTGTTCCTGGTGCTCGTGTTCCTGGTGGGCTGCGGCGTCTACACGCGCGACTGGGCGGCGTGGGCGCTGGTGCCGGGCTTCGTGGGGTTGAGGTTCCTGGGGAAGGTGCTCGGCGGGCGCATCGCGCAGCGGCTGGCCGCCGGGGTGTTGGAGCTGCCGCCGCGCGTGGGCTACGCGCTCATCGCGCAGGGCGGCCTCGCGCTGTGCCTGGTGGCCGAGTACCAGTTCCTGGTGCCGGGGGGCCTTGCCCGCCGCGTGCTGGACGTCGTCGTGGTGGGCGCGGTGGTGAACGAGCTGCTTGCGGGCCAGGCCTTCCGTCAGGTCCTCACGCCGGTGAAGCCGAGGCTCGCTCCCGCGGCGGTGGATGACGTGGAGGTGGCGACGTGA
- a CDS encoding cation:proton antiporter encodes MKGAVTRLVLLMVLLAIISRAQLLRADSGTSVTLAAGALLLCGLFAGKVAKGFGLPRLTGYLLVGVAVGPYALGFIPGEGVKGLDLVKGLAVSLIALVAGTELRLGLIRRVGARVALLCAAVCAVTFAVCFGATLALKPVLPFLAPLTMPQALAVSALMSTVVVSFSPTVTIAIVQETSARGSFTEFLMALVIIGDLLVMVAFALAAGMTRASFGGGFDIAGLLSGVGWELFGSVVVGGVLAVAMLVYMRGVKRELPLFLVGLSFAAAEGGTRLHLSPLLVSLAAGALIVNLDEREGERIHHAIQRAGLPVFALFFAAAGAGLKLDALVTVGPAALLLVVLRGVAIWFACRRFAPANDPRLKEYLWMGLISQAGVTFGLAALVSRTFPTFGPQVEVLIVAMITAHELVGPVLTRRALTASGEVRTDEAPGTA; translated from the coding sequence GTGAAGGGCGCGGTGACGCGATTGGTGTTGTTGATGGTCCTGCTGGCCATCATCAGCCGCGCCCAGCTGCTGCGCGCGGACTCGGGCACGTCGGTGACGTTGGCGGCCGGAGCGCTGCTGTTGTGCGGCCTCTTCGCGGGCAAGGTGGCCAAGGGGTTCGGGCTGCCCCGGCTCACGGGCTACCTGCTGGTGGGCGTGGCGGTGGGCCCGTACGCGCTGGGCTTCATTCCGGGCGAGGGCGTGAAGGGGTTGGACCTGGTGAAGGGGCTGGCGGTGAGCCTCATCGCGCTGGTCGCGGGCACGGAGCTGCGGCTGGGGCTCATCCGGCGCGTGGGGGCTCGCGTGGCGCTGCTGTGCGCGGCGGTCTGCGCGGTGACGTTCGCGGTGTGCTTCGGCGCGACGCTCGCCCTCAAGCCCGTGCTGCCCTTCCTGGCGCCGCTGACGATGCCCCAGGCGCTGGCGGTCAGCGCGCTGATGTCCACGGTGGTGGTGTCGTTCTCGCCCACGGTGACCATCGCCATCGTCCAGGAGACGAGCGCGCGAGGGAGCTTCACCGAGTTCCTCATGGCGCTGGTCATCATCGGCGACCTGCTGGTCATGGTGGCGTTCGCGCTGGCGGCGGGCATGACGCGCGCGAGCTTCGGCGGTGGCTTCGACATCGCGGGCTTGCTGAGCGGGGTGGGGTGGGAGCTGTTCGGCTCGGTGGTGGTGGGGGGCGTGCTGGCGGTGGCGATGCTCGTCTACATGCGCGGCGTGAAGCGCGAGCTGCCGCTGTTCCTCGTTGGCCTGTCCTTCGCCGCGGCCGAGGGTGGCACCCGGCTGCACCTGTCTCCGCTGCTGGTGTCGCTGGCGGCCGGAGCGCTCATCGTCAACCTGGACGAGCGCGAGGGCGAGCGCATCCACCACGCCATCCAGCGCGCGGGCCTGCCCGTGTTCGCGCTCTTCTTCGCGGCGGCGGGCGCGGGGCTGAAGTTGGATGCGCTGGTGACGGTGGGGCCCGCGGCGCTCCTCCTGGTGGTGCTGCGCGGCGTGGCCATCTGGTTTGCTTGTCGACGCTTCGCGCCGGCGAATGACCCACGCCTGAAGGAGTACCTGTGGATGGGGCTCATCTCCCAGGCGGGCGTGACGTTCGGTCTGGCGGCGCTGGTGTCCAGGACCTTCCCGACCTTCGGCCCGCAGGTGGAGGTGCTCATCGTCGCCATGATCACGGCGCACGAACTGGTGGGGCCCGTGCTCACTCGACGCGCCCTGACGGCCAGCGGAGAAGTCAGGACGGACGAGGCGCCGGGAACGGCGTAG
- a CDS encoding L-threonylcarbamoyladenylate synthase, with protein MAAPILEVDMEHPSPRHIQRAVEVLERGGLVAYPTDTYYGMGCDLGSKKAIERLYQLKGRDKKKPLSFLCPDLSDVARYAHVSNFAYRTMKGLTPGAFTFILEATRLVPDLMMTRQKQVGIRVPDAPLARELARALGRPLVTTSVSNLEGEPLTDARDIKDALGHGLDLILDGGVTLNEPSTVVSLIGDTLEILRQGKGRLED; from the coding sequence ATGGCCGCACCCATCCTCGAGGTGGACATGGAGCACCCCTCTCCGCGCCACATCCAGCGCGCCGTGGAGGTGCTCGAGCGCGGCGGACTCGTCGCCTATCCGACGGACACGTACTACGGCATGGGCTGTGACCTGGGCTCGAAGAAGGCCATCGAGCGGCTCTACCAGCTCAAGGGCCGAGACAAGAAGAAGCCCCTGTCCTTCCTCTGTCCGGACCTGTCTGACGTGGCGCGCTATGCCCACGTGAGCAATTTCGCGTACCGGACGATGAAGGGTCTGACCCCTGGCGCGTTTACTTTCATTCTAGAAGCGACGCGCCTGGTGCCGGACTTGATGATGACCCGACAGAAACAGGTAGGTATCCGGGTACCCGATGCCCCACTGGCACGGGAGCTGGCGCGTGCGCTGGGGCGTCCCCTGGTGACGACATCCGTGAGCAATCTCGAGGGAGAGCCGCTCACGGACGCGCGGGACATCAAGGACGCATTGGGCCATGGGCTGGACCTCATCCTGGATGGCGGCGTGACGTTGAACGAGCCTTCCACAGTGGTGTCACTCATCGGCGATACGCTTGAAATCCTCCGCCAGGGGAAGGGTAGGCTGGAGGACTGA
- the xerD gene encoding site-specific tyrosine recombinase XerD has translation MEGLLDAFIAFIRAERGLSGKTVDAYAADLTAYFEDLRSRGVEDVIRARQEDVTAHLSSLSKAGLGKRSQARHLAAIRGFHRFLVAERLADKDPTEDVDTPRSARKLPSFLTLEEVEQLLAAPDERTSAGLRDKAMVEVLYATGLRVSELCGLGVNDVQLSAGYLVAKGKGSKERIVPLGRQAVEKVREYLATSRPAMLGRRESRALFVTPRGSGFTRQGFWKLLKRYALKAGILKPLSPHKLRHSFATHLVERGADLRAVQQMLGHSDLSTTQIYTHVNSARLRSVYDEFHPRSDVFVPKAKKQRTGS, from the coding sequence ATGGAAGGGTTGCTCGACGCATTCATCGCCTTCATCCGCGCGGAGCGCGGGCTGTCCGGCAAGACGGTGGATGCCTATGCGGCGGACTTGACGGCGTACTTCGAGGACCTGCGCTCGCGGGGCGTCGAGGACGTGATTCGCGCCCGTCAGGAGGACGTGACGGCGCACCTGTCGTCGCTGTCGAAGGCGGGGCTGGGCAAGCGAAGCCAGGCCCGGCATCTGGCCGCCATCCGTGGCTTCCACCGGTTCCTGGTGGCCGAGCGGCTGGCGGACAAGGACCCGACGGAGGATGTGGATACGCCGCGCTCGGCGCGCAAGCTGCCGTCCTTCCTGACGCTGGAGGAGGTGGAGCAGTTGCTGGCCGCGCCGGATGAGCGCACCTCCGCGGGGCTCCGGGACAAGGCGATGGTGGAGGTGCTCTACGCAACGGGGCTGCGCGTGAGCGAGCTGTGTGGCCTGGGCGTCAACGACGTGCAGCTGAGCGCGGGCTACCTGGTGGCGAAGGGCAAGGGCTCCAAGGAGCGCATCGTCCCGCTGGGGCGCCAGGCGGTGGAGAAGGTGCGGGAGTATCTGGCGACGTCTCGCCCGGCGATGCTGGGGCGGCGCGAGTCTCGTGCGCTGTTCGTGACGCCGCGAGGAAGTGGCTTCACCCGGCAGGGCTTCTGGAAGCTGCTCAAGCGCTACGCGCTGAAGGCGGGCATCCTCAAGCCCTTGTCTCCGCACAAGCTGCGGCACTCCTTCGCCACGCACCTGGTGGAGCGCGGCGCGGACCTGCGGGCCGTGCAGCAGATGCTGGGGCACTCGGACCTGTCCACGACGCAGATCTACACCCACGTCAACAGCGCGCGACTGCGCTCCGTCTACGACGAGTTCCATCCACGCAGCGATGTGTTCGTCCCCAAGGCGAAGAAGCAGCGGACGGGTTCGTAG
- a CDS encoding DUF4388 domain-containing protein: protein MESFKGSLASYRLQLVMSPLFSTPGVEGTLRVERGAIQRCFQVKDGFLVSESSNDPREHLAQVLVNLRILDAPRAAAAFEAAEGANIPYGTFLVQRCFVELPRLIEAMEHKAREALFDCYGWESGEVEFTPKLPPASRAVGLKLSLSTLHRDAVTRLREWSVFREVFPHLDATFRVFREFAVETYSEEEDKLLELAASGATLGEMLATAKEAPLFAARWILHLYRRGALAPRVPKGPRLGEAAELADLLNLVKGFLEKGKYDHAVALAAQVLERGPVPEAHALYREAEVRLTLALSDELFALDGRLVFEPIPRPTPPQLTADDLYLYSKLRGSRSIRQALRTAAMGELAASRSVHRLMASGLIRVAPLPDAESSVESRRTSTDPFGFPALKLGM from the coding sequence ATGGAGTCATTCAAGGGAAGTCTCGCCAGCTATCGCCTGCAACTGGTGATGTCCCCGCTCTTCTCGACGCCCGGCGTGGAGGGGACGTTGAGGGTGGAGCGAGGCGCCATCCAGCGCTGCTTCCAGGTGAAGGATGGCTTCCTGGTGAGCGAGAGCTCGAATGACCCGCGCGAGCACCTGGCGCAGGTGCTGGTGAACCTGCGCATCCTCGACGCCCCCCGAGCCGCCGCGGCCTTCGAGGCGGCCGAGGGCGCGAACATACCCTACGGCACGTTCCTGGTGCAGCGCTGCTTCGTGGAGCTGCCCCGGCTCATCGAGGCCATGGAGCACAAGGCCCGCGAGGCGCTCTTCGACTGCTACGGCTGGGAGTCCGGCGAGGTGGAGTTCACGCCCAAGCTGCCGCCGGCCTCGCGAGCGGTGGGCCTGAAGTTGTCGCTGTCGACGCTCCATCGCGACGCGGTGACTCGACTCCGAGAGTGGTCGGTGTTCCGCGAGGTCTTCCCTCACCTGGACGCCACGTTCCGGGTGTTCCGCGAGTTCGCCGTGGAGACGTACTCCGAGGAGGAGGACAAGCTCCTGGAGCTGGCCGCGAGCGGCGCCACACTCGGTGAGATGCTGGCCACCGCCAAGGAGGCCCCGCTGTTCGCCGCGCGGTGGATTCTCCACCTGTACCGCCGAGGCGCGCTGGCGCCCCGGGTGCCCAAGGGCCCCAGGCTGGGTGAAGCCGCGGAGCTGGCCGACCTGCTGAACCTGGTGAAGGGCTTCCTCGAGAAGGGCAAGTACGACCACGCGGTCGCCCTGGCGGCGCAGGTGCTGGAGCGAGGCCCCGTGCCGGAGGCCCACGCCCTGTACCGCGAGGCCGAGGTGCGCCTGACGCTGGCGCTCAGCGACGAGCTCTTCGCCCTGGACGGAAGGCTCGTCTTCGAGCCCATCCCCCGCCCCACCCCTCCACAGCTCACGGCGGATGACCTCTACCTGTACTCGAAGCTGCGAGGCAGCCGGAGCATCCGCCAGGCGCTGCGCACCGCCGCCATGGGCGAGCTGGCCGCGTCGCGCTCGGTCCATCGACTGATGGCGTCGGGCCTGATTCGGGTCGCGCCCCTGCCGGACGCGGAGTCCTCCGTCGAGTCGAGGCGCACCAGCACGGACCCCTTCGGATTCCCCGCCCTCAAGCTGGGGATGTGA